The DNA window GTGAAAGATGGTACCGCTATTTCTGATCTAGAGAGAAGGATTTCAAACCTATGTCAAGTTACAGAGAACAGACGGAGTCAAAGTGAGAAAACACTTGTAGATTTGGAAAAGAGTCGTACCAAAATAAAGACAAGGGTGTCTGAAATCAAACGGAAAGTCATTGCTTATTTAGATACGTTAGAAGCAGAGATACATAAAGATATTGATTTTAAGTATGCAAATTGTACTGAGAGTGTGTCCCGAAATAAAGATAGCATACAATCCAGTGCAGACTCGCTGTCTACATGGAAAAGTGATCTACATTCACTGAAGCAACATACATCAGAAGTTCATTTATTCCAGGTGGTAAAATTTCTAGATGCAAAAGCTTAccaaaaagaattaaaaatcaGAGAAATCCAAACAGCTACTGTTCCGATACTTAAATATCATCCGTCAGAATTTGAGTCGAAAATGAAGAAACTAGTCCAAGACTTAGGTACGATAACGGTAGAAAATGTCCAAGTCCAAATGCCTGTACTAGATATCGATCAACAAGGTCAATTTCTCAATAGGGATAAAAGAAAGTTATCACTGGCACATTCATTCCCGACCACAAAATTAGGTACTGGCGTAAGTATCTTTAGAGGGTGTTTTATTTCTGATAATAGGTTACTCCTCAGTCAACAAGTTAACAAGCAACTTATTGTTTGTACACTTGATGGATCGAATTCCAACGTGATTGAATTGGATTATACACCAAAACATTTTAGTTTATATGACAAAACCCATGCTGTCGTATCTGTTTGTGAAGCAGGTATCCAGATCATCGATCTGACATCATTGAAGCCTGGAAAGAGAATTGAAGTTGAAGGAAGGTGTACTGGAATCACCTGTGTAAAGGATAAGATCTGGGTAAAAAATAAATCTCACACTCTAACCATTGTGAATATCAATGGTAAAGTTCTTAAAGAAATACAAACAACATTTGATCCTTGTGATATTTGTGCCAATCAGGATGGTGATGTGTATTGTACTGACTTAGATAGTAATAAAGTATTCTTAGTTTCTTCGGATGGAAAAGAACGTGAGATATACAACAGTCCTGACCTGAAAGGTGCTTTTGGTGTAGCTGTAGATAACCGTGGGGATTTGTATGTATCAGGATTTGAATCAAACAACATACATAGAATATCTAATGATGGACAGAAACATGACATCGTCTTGTCAGCAGAAGATGGCATCAATGGACTGGACGGTATATCTTAcaacaatgaaacaaaagaacTGTTAGTCTTAAACGACTATGGTAGATCTATCAATTTCTATAAAACCTAATGAACTCTAGCTAATGAACACTTATATGACTTTAAGTATTTGTGATTAGCCGAAAGATAAACAATAAGATTTTGTACCTGAACGACAAATTGATTTATATAACCGAGTTTTCTAATTTTGcttttgctttaatttttttcgatTTAGCTGTTGAACCATATCGAATGGATTCAATAAAAAGGTATAATGCTGTAACTGTAGATAACCGTGGTGATGTGTATGTATCAGGAAATACAGCAAACAACATTCATAGAATATCTAATGATAGACAGAAACATGACATGATGATAGCATCAATGGACCGTCCGGTATATCTGACAACAATGAAATAGGAGAACTGTTAGTTTTAAACGACTATGGTAAATCTATCAATATCTATAAACTGAAGACTAGCTAATGAACACTAAAATGACTGTTATCATTGGTCATGTTGGTGATAAGCcgaaatataaacaacaagtTTTTATATC is part of the Mytilus trossulus isolate FHL-02 chromosome 13, PNRI_Mtr1.1.1.hap1, whole genome shotgun sequence genome and encodes:
- the LOC134694833 gene encoding uncharacterized protein LOC134694833: MADSKFCAGCQRSDEDITAVSWCSDCSELVCKTCSRVHERMSPPHKVVPMKEIQQLSSSLLTLSKNCDKHPDQKIALYCCQHDKVVCVSCVPISHQNCKSIISIEKAARGVKDGTAISDLERRISNLCQVTENRRSQSEKTLVDLEKSRTKIKTRVSEIKRKVIAYLDTLEAEIHKDIDFKYANCTESVSRNKDSIQSSADSLSTWKSDLHSLKQHTSEVHLFQVVKFLDAKAYQKELKIREIQTATVPILKYHPSEFESKMKKLVQDLGTITVENVQVQMPVLDIDQQGQFLNRDKRKLSLAHSFPTTKLGTGVSIFRGCFISDNRLLLSQQVNKQLIVCTLDGSNSNVIELDYTPKHFSLYDKTHAVVSVCEAGIQIIDLTSLKPGKRIEVEGRCTGITCVKDKIWVKNKSHTLTIVNINGKVLKEIQTTFDPCDICANQDGDVYCTDLDSNKVFLVSSDGKEREIYNSPDLKGAFGVAVDNRGDLYVSGFESNNIHRISNDGQKHDIVLSAEDGINGLDGISYNNETKELLVLNDYGRSINFYKT